One Leifsonia shinshuensis DNA window includes the following coding sequences:
- a CDS encoding DUF1622 domain-containing protein — MDTHAFFEAVGVAFEFAGVAALAVGFVVALAIALAVWVRTRNGADAFRTLREAFGGVILLGLELLVAADLVKTVTSSPTLTDAVVLGIIVLIRTILSFSLQVEIDGVAPWRRAFVTGPEVLAHAVKKAGAAGTPQP; from the coding sequence ATGGACACCCACGCGTTCTTCGAGGCGGTCGGGGTCGCCTTCGAGTTCGCGGGCGTCGCGGCCCTGGCGGTCGGGTTCGTCGTGGCGCTCGCGATCGCGCTGGCGGTCTGGGTGCGCACGCGCAACGGCGCCGACGCCTTCCGCACGCTGCGCGAGGCCTTCGGCGGTGTCATCCTGCTGGGCCTGGAGCTGCTGGTCGCGGCCGACCTGGTCAAGACCGTGACCTCCAGCCCGACGCTGACCGACGCGGTCGTGCTCGGGATCATCGTGCTCATCCGGACCATCCTGAGCTTCTCGCTGCAGGTGGAGATCGACGGCGTGGCGCCCTGGCGCCGCGCGTTCGTGACCGGGCCGGAGGTGCTGGCGCACGCTGTGAAGAAGGCCGGGGCCGCCGGGACGCCCCAGCCGTAG
- a CDS encoding SDR family NAD(P)-dependent oxidoreductase gives MPAESSASLDPDDLATTLRVLAQLHELDQEHPDFVSVRRATAHMFKAVKQARRRELREAELAADRAVIAATATGAPDRIDDETRGRDLTSPTTGSATAGTLINSQACYICKQHYTEVDWFYHQLCPSCAAFSHAKRTARTDLTGKRALLTGGRAKIGMHIALRLLRDGADLTITTRFPRDAVRRFSQLPDAKDWLHRLRVVGIDLRDPAQVIGLADSVAARGPLHVLINNAAQTVRRSPGAYSLLAEAESHPLPDGPLPELETFGHTADPHPQALEASVAAHPLLSSANVHGTVAELVGAAALTANDLASAAMAAGSSSLERHHDGTAIDAGGLVPDVQRVNTWTRAVGGIDPLELLEVQLCNTTAPFILIDRLRPSLAAAGRSYVVNVSAMEGVFGRRYKGAGHPHTNMAKAALNMLTRTSSLEMFETDNILMTSVDTGWITDERPHYTKVRLAEEGFHAPLDLVDGAARVYDPIVRGEAGEDLHGVFLKDYRSSAW, from the coding sequence GTGCCAGCCGAATCCTCCGCGAGCCTCGACCCCGACGACCTCGCGACCACCCTCCGCGTCCTCGCGCAGCTCCATGAGCTCGACCAGGAGCACCCCGACTTCGTCTCCGTCCGCCGCGCGACCGCGCACATGTTCAAGGCCGTCAAGCAGGCCAGGCGGCGCGAGCTGCGGGAGGCCGAGCTCGCCGCCGACCGCGCCGTGATCGCCGCGACCGCGACCGGCGCCCCCGACCGCATCGACGACGAGACCCGCGGCCGCGACCTGACCTCCCCCACCACCGGCTCCGCCACCGCCGGCACGCTGATCAACTCGCAGGCCTGCTACATCTGCAAGCAGCACTACACCGAGGTCGACTGGTTCTACCACCAGCTCTGCCCGTCCTGCGCCGCGTTCAGCCACGCAAAGCGCACCGCCCGCACCGACCTGACCGGCAAGCGCGCGCTGCTCACCGGCGGCCGCGCCAAGATCGGCATGCACATCGCGCTGCGGCTGCTGCGCGACGGCGCGGACCTGACCATCACCACCCGCTTCCCGCGCGACGCCGTGCGCCGGTTCTCGCAGCTGCCAGACGCGAAGGACTGGCTGCACCGCCTCCGCGTCGTCGGCATCGACCTGCGCGACCCGGCCCAGGTGATCGGCCTCGCAGACTCGGTCGCCGCCCGCGGCCCGCTGCACGTGCTCATCAACAACGCCGCCCAGACCGTGCGCCGCTCCCCCGGCGCCTACTCGCTTCTGGCGGAGGCCGAGTCGCACCCGCTGCCCGACGGCCCGCTCCCGGAGCTGGAGACGTTCGGGCACACCGCCGACCCGCACCCGCAGGCGCTGGAGGCCTCCGTCGCCGCGCACCCCCTGCTGTCGTCGGCGAACGTCCACGGAACCGTCGCCGAGCTCGTCGGCGCCGCCGCGCTCACCGCGAACGACCTCGCGTCCGCCGCGATGGCCGCGGGCTCCTCGTCGCTGGAGCGCCACCACGACGGCACAGCGATCGACGCCGGCGGCCTCGTCCCCGACGTCCAGCGCGTGAACACCTGGACCCGCGCCGTCGGCGGCATCGACCCGCTGGAGCTGCTGGAGGTGCAGCTCTGCAACACGACGGCGCCGTTCATCCTGATCGACCGCCTGCGCCCGTCGCTCGCGGCCGCGGGCCGCTCGTACGTGGTGAACGTGTCCGCGATGGAGGGCGTCTTCGGCCGCCGCTACAAGGGCGCGGGCCACCCGCACACCAACATGGCGAAGGCCGCGCTCAACATGCTGACGCGCACCAGCTCGCTGGAGATGTTCGAGACCGACAACATCCTGATGACGAGCGTCGACACCGGCTGGATCACCGACGAGCGCCCCCACTACACGAAAGTCCGCCTCGCCGAGGAGGGCTTCCACGCCCCGCTCGACCTGGTCGACGGCGCGGCGCGGGTCTACGACCCGATCGTGCGCGGCGAGGCCGGCGAGGACCTGCACGGGGTGTTCCTGAAGGACTACCGATCTTCCGCGTGGTGA
- a CDS encoding MoaD/ThiS family protein: protein MAEAAAGRSVLVRYFAAAEEAAGREEERVSLDAPTVGALRALLDARYGDAMRLVLRNGSFLVDGVVSRDPDAVIGERVDVLPPFAGG, encoded by the coding sequence GTGGCTGAGGCGGCGGCAGGGCGGAGCGTCCTCGTCCGCTACTTCGCGGCGGCGGAGGAGGCCGCCGGGCGTGAGGAGGAGCGGGTCTCGCTCGACGCGCCGACCGTCGGCGCCCTCCGCGCGCTGCTGGACGCGCGTTACGGCGACGCGATGCGGCTGGTGCTGCGCAACGGATCGTTCCTGGTCGACGGCGTCGTGTCGCGCGACCCGGACGCGGTGATCGGCGAGAGAGTGGACGTGCTGCCCCCGTTCGCCGGGGGCTGA
- a CDS encoding DUF5997 family protein, with the protein MKPQTMKAATAAKKLGILLSAAPEEFRDREISRTELDELNANPPAWLVTLRADGPHPRDVVAHKLGVSNSGLARAGVTEPLTTAEIKTLLEEKPEWLVAERATQAQVHAENARVKQRNAERAARD; encoded by the coding sequence ATGAAGCCCCAGACCATGAAGGCGGCCACCGCGGCCAAGAAGCTCGGCATCCTGCTGTCGGCGGCCCCGGAGGAGTTCCGCGACCGCGAGATCAGCCGCACCGAGCTCGACGAGCTGAACGCGAACCCGCCCGCCTGGCTGGTCACCCTCCGCGCAGACGGACCGCACCCGCGCGACGTGGTCGCCCACAAACTCGGCGTGAGCAACTCGGGGCTGGCCCGCGCCGGCGTCACCGAGCCGCTCACCACCGCGGAGATCAAGACGCTGCTGGAGGAGAAGCCGGAGTGGCTGGTCGCCGAGCGCGCGACGCAGGCGCAGGTGCACGCCGAGAACGCGCGCGTGAAGCAGCGCAACGCGGAGCGCGCGGCGCGCGACTGA
- a CDS encoding sulfite oxidase-like oxidoreductase → MGIISSGFLGRRRTEDPRLPPGQYVTEGFPVLSAGPTPRVPKEDWAFTITTEKGVVHRWSWDEFLALPQDDVGTDIHCVTSWSKLGTSWRGVTLDTLFEKVDTDYEYTMAHSYGGYTTNVPLKDLLDGKAWVAHTFDGADLPPEHGGPARLLVPHLYFWKSAKWVSGLEMLPQDQPGFWEQNGYNMYGDPWKEERYW, encoded by the coding sequence ATGGGAATCATCTCGTCCGGCTTCCTCGGCCGGCGCAGAACCGAGGACCCCCGCCTCCCACCGGGCCAGTACGTCACGGAGGGCTTCCCCGTGCTGTCCGCCGGCCCGACTCCCCGCGTCCCGAAAGAGGACTGGGCGTTCACGATCACGACAGAGAAGGGCGTGGTGCACCGCTGGAGCTGGGACGAGTTCCTGGCCCTGCCGCAGGACGACGTCGGCACCGACATCCACTGCGTCACCAGCTGGTCGAAACTCGGCACCTCGTGGCGCGGCGTCACGCTCGACACCCTGTTCGAGAAGGTCGACACCGACTACGAGTACACAATGGCGCACTCCTACGGCGGGTACACGACGAACGTCCCGCTGAAGGACCTCCTCGACGGCAAGGCCTGGGTCGCGCACACGTTCGACGGCGCCGACCTGCCCCCGGAGCACGGCGGGCCGGCCCGGCTGCTGGTGCCGCACCTGTACTTCTGGAAGAGCGCCAAGTGGGTGAGCGGGCTGGAGATGCTGCCACAGGACCAGCCCGGCTTCTGGGAACAGAACGGCTACAACATGTACGGGGACCCCTGGAAGGAAGAGCGCTACTGGTGA
- a CDS encoding LysR family substrate-binding domain-containing protein yields MASRFALAFPLGVTIGKWTRVFAERQPGVELVVRPSADPLAVLAAGEADMVFARDATADDDRHLIPLYTEDVVVVMHHEHLLTLEEKLFLADLDGETLLSDEPSEALLRSVASGDGIALLPASVAKALRRKDVTAMRLEDGPTSDVGLSWPRDGQHPLVDEFIGIVRGRTAHSSRNPEVAATEAANGKRSAPAKKTAAKKAPQKTPQKKQGKRPRPKR; encoded by the coding sequence ATGGCCTCCCGCTTCGCCCTCGCGTTCCCGCTCGGTGTCACGATCGGCAAGTGGACGCGCGTGTTCGCCGAGCGGCAGCCCGGCGTGGAGCTCGTGGTGCGGCCGTCGGCCGACCCGCTGGCCGTGCTGGCGGCAGGCGAGGCGGACATGGTGTTCGCGCGCGACGCGACAGCGGACGACGACCGGCACCTGATCCCGCTGTACACCGAGGACGTCGTCGTCGTGATGCACCACGAGCACCTGCTGACGCTGGAGGAGAAGCTCTTCCTGGCCGACCTCGACGGCGAGACCCTGCTGTCCGACGAGCCGTCGGAGGCGCTCCTGCGCAGCGTGGCATCCGGCGACGGCATCGCGCTGCTGCCCGCGTCGGTGGCGAAGGCGCTGCGCCGCAAAGACGTCACCGCCATGCGGCTGGAGGACGGGCCGACCTCGGACGTCGGCCTGAGCTGGCCGCGCGACGGGCAGCATCCGCTGGTGGACGAGTTCATCGGCATCGTGCGCGGCCGCACGGCGCACAGCTCGCGCAACCCGGAGGTCGCGGCGACGGAGGCCGCGAACGGCAAGCGCTCGGCGCCGGCGAAGAAGACTGCGGCGAAGAAGGCGCCGCAGAAGACGCCGCAGAAGAAGCAGGGCAAACGCCCGCGCCCGAAGCGCTGA
- a CDS encoding sulfate/molybdate ABC transporter ATP-binding protein, translating into MSLDFSATVAERDVAVDLRLGTGETLALLGPNGAGKSTVLGVLAGLIRPDAGRATLAEETLFDLPAAWLPPHRRGIALLAQDALLFPHLTVRGNVEFAPRSAGASRAEARAKADEWLDRTGVRALAERRPDELSGGQAQRVAIARALAAEPDLILLDEPLASLDVSVAGELRAMLADVLAGRTAVVVTHDALDAYLLADRVAVLGGGRVVEEGPAREVLTQPRDPFTAELTGLSLLTGRRTATGLVTDGGLVLDGTPTAPIAEGQAVTAVVRPSTVAVRVGAPMEGTAGIAATVTALEPRDDLVRVRTDRLTALVPAAVVAELRLTAGTRVTLAVPPGEVRITAG; encoded by the coding sequence GTGAGCCTCGACTTCTCGGCCACGGTCGCCGAACGGGATGTCGCGGTGGACCTGCGGCTCGGCACGGGCGAGACGCTGGCGCTGCTGGGGCCGAACGGCGCAGGCAAGTCCACGGTGCTCGGCGTGCTGGCGGGGCTGATCCGTCCGGACGCGGGGAGGGCGACGCTCGCGGAGGAGACCCTGTTCGACCTCCCTGCCGCGTGGCTGCCGCCCCACCGCCGCGGCATCGCGCTGCTCGCGCAGGACGCCCTGCTCTTCCCGCATCTGACCGTCCGTGGCAACGTCGAGTTCGCTCCCAGGTCGGCGGGGGCGTCCCGCGCGGAGGCGCGCGCGAAGGCCGACGAATGGCTGGACCGCACCGGCGTGCGCGCGCTGGCCGAGCGCCGGCCGGACGAGCTGTCCGGCGGCCAGGCGCAGCGTGTCGCGATCGCCCGTGCGCTGGCCGCCGAGCCCGACCTGATCCTCCTGGACGAGCCGTTGGCCTCCCTCGACGTGAGTGTGGCGGGCGAGCTCCGCGCGATGCTGGCCGACGTGCTCGCCGGACGCACCGCGGTCGTCGTCACGCACGACGCGCTCGACGCCTACCTGCTCGCCGACCGCGTCGCCGTCCTCGGCGGCGGCCGGGTCGTCGAGGAGGGCCCGGCGCGCGAGGTGCTGACGCAGCCGCGGGACCCGTTCACCGCCGAGCTCACGGGCCTCAGCCTGCTGACCGGCCGCCGCACCGCGACCGGTCTGGTGACCGACGGCGGTCTCGTACTCGACGGCACGCCGACGGCGCCGATCGCGGAGGGGCAGGCGGTGACCGCGGTGGTGCGGCCCTCCACGGTGGCGGTGCGGGTGGGCGCGCCGATGGAGGGCACGGCCGGGATCGCCGCGACGGTCACGGCCCTCGAACCCCGCGACGACCTGGTCAGGGTCCGGACGGACCGGCTCACCGCGCTCGTCCCGGCGGCCGTGGTCGCGGAGCTGCGGCTGACGGCAGGCACCCGGGTGACACTGGCGGTGCCACCGGGCGAGGTGCGGATCACGGCGGGGTGA
- a CDS encoding amino acid transporter translates to MSSTSPEPLPLPGQTHPLTAAPQRTSRFKHWLLVGMVDEHGTQQGPHGQTPEHQHSWWRVMCLTGLDYFSTLGYQPAIAALAAGLISPFATLVLVALTLLGALPVYRRVARESFRGSGSIAMLERFLPWWAGKLFVLVLLGFAATDFMITITLSAADATAHAIENPFAPSWFHGNNVIITLVLITALGAVFLKGFREAIGIAVVLVGVYLALNVVVVTTSIIQVFEHPTAIDDWWSALFASHGNPLLIVGVALLVFPKLALGLSGFETGVAVMPQIKGKPTDDPNYPEGRIRGAGRLLTTAALIMSAFLITSSFTTTLLIPQKEFQQGGAANGRALAYLAHEYLGNGFGTVYDISTILILWFAGASAMAGLLNLVPRYLPRYGMAPQWARAVRPLVLVFTAIAFLITLIFDANVDAQGGAYATGVLVLITSASLAVSLSAWRKKQPKRTVVFGIITAIFVYTTIDNIIERPDGLRIATLFIIGILIVSIVSRIGRSFQVRATSVTFDVSALDFILEDAEEGEIRIISHEPDVDTTKEYEEKNKDERRFSHIPQRSRTIFLEVMKSDSSDFEEDLVVHGVVKYGYRVLRVKSGNVPNTIAAILLEMRDITGVVPTIYFEWTEGNPISNMFRYLITGVGEVAPVTREVLREAEKDVKRRPAVHVA, encoded by the coding sequence ATGTCGAGCACTTCCCCGGAGCCGCTCCCCCTCCCCGGGCAGACGCATCCGCTGACGGCGGCGCCACAGCGCACCAGCCGGTTCAAGCACTGGCTGCTGGTCGGCATGGTCGACGAGCACGGCACCCAGCAGGGCCCGCACGGCCAGACCCCGGAGCACCAGCACTCCTGGTGGCGGGTCATGTGCCTCACCGGTCTCGACTACTTCTCCACCCTCGGCTACCAGCCCGCCATCGCGGCGCTCGCCGCCGGGCTGATCTCGCCGTTCGCGACGCTCGTGCTGGTCGCCCTGACCCTGCTCGGCGCCCTGCCGGTCTACCGCCGGGTGGCGCGCGAGAGCTTCCGCGGCTCCGGCTCCATCGCGATGCTGGAGCGGTTCCTGCCGTGGTGGGCCGGCAAGCTGTTCGTCCTCGTCCTGCTCGGGTTCGCCGCGACGGACTTCATGATCACGATCACGCTGTCCGCGGCCGACGCCACCGCGCACGCGATCGAGAACCCGTTCGCGCCGTCCTGGTTCCACGGCAACAACGTCATCATCACGCTCGTGCTCATCACCGCGCTGGGAGCGGTGTTCCTCAAGGGCTTCCGCGAGGCGATCGGGATCGCCGTCGTGCTCGTCGGCGTGTACCTGGCGCTCAACGTCGTGGTAGTGACGACCTCCATCATCCAGGTCTTCGAGCACCCGACCGCGATCGACGACTGGTGGAGCGCGCTGTTCGCCTCGCACGGCAACCCGCTGCTCATCGTCGGCGTCGCGCTGCTGGTGTTCCCGAAGCTCGCGCTCGGCCTCTCCGGCTTCGAGACCGGCGTCGCCGTCATGCCGCAGATCAAGGGCAAGCCGACCGACGACCCGAACTACCCCGAGGGCCGTATCCGCGGCGCCGGCCGGCTGCTCACCACCGCGGCCCTCATCATGAGCGCGTTCCTGATCACATCGAGCTTCACGACGACGCTGCTGATCCCGCAGAAGGAGTTCCAGCAGGGCGGCGCCGCCAACGGCCGCGCGCTCGCCTACCTCGCCCACGAGTACCTGGGCAACGGCTTCGGCACGGTCTACGACATCAGCACCATCCTCATCCTCTGGTTCGCCGGCGCCTCCGCCATGGCCGGCCTGCTCAACCTGGTGCCGCGCTACCTCCCCCGCTACGGGATGGCGCCGCAGTGGGCGCGCGCTGTGCGGCCGCTGGTGCTGGTGTTCACCGCGATCGCCTTCCTGATCACGCTGATCTTCGACGCCAACGTGGATGCCCAGGGCGGCGCGTACGCGACCGGTGTCCTGGTGCTGATCACCTCCGCCTCCCTCGCGGTGAGCCTGTCCGCCTGGCGCAAGAAGCAGCCGAAGCGCACCGTGGTGTTCGGGATCATCACCGCGATCTTCGTCTACACCACGATCGACAACATCATCGAGCGCCCGGACGGCCTGCGCATCGCGACGCTGTTCATCATCGGCATCCTGATCGTTTCGATCGTCTCGCGCATCGGCCGGTCGTTCCAGGTGCGCGCGACGAGCGTCACCTTCGACGTCTCCGCGCTCGACTTCATCCTGGAGGACGCCGAGGAGGGCGAGATCCGCATCATCTCGCACGAGCCCGACGTCGACACCACCAAGGAGTACGAGGAGAAGAACAAGGACGAGCGGCGCTTCAGCCACATCCCGCAGCGTTCGCGCACCATCTTCCTCGAGGTGATGAAGTCCGACTCCTCCGACTTCGAGGAGGACCTGGTCGTGCACGGCGTCGTCAAGTACGGCTACCGCGTGCTGCGGGTCAAGAGCGGCAACGTGCCGAACACGATCGCGGCCATCCTGCTGGAAATGCGCGACATCACGGGCGTGGTGCCGACCATCTACTTCGAGTGGACGGAAGGCAACCCGATCTCGAACATGTTCCGCTACCTGATCACCGGCGTCGGCGAGGTCGCCCCGGTGACCCGTGAGGTGCTGCGGGAGGCCGAGAAGGACGTCAAGCGGAGGCCGGCCGTCCACGTGGCCTAG
- a CDS encoding DUF6510 family protein: MSELDYLDGNAAAGLLSEVFAVDVTVARGKCAHCGDVSVIAKAHLWPDDHGMVLRCRICGDVIAMATEREGRLCLDLRGLDWLELEV, from the coding sequence GTGAGCGAGCTGGACTACCTGGACGGCAACGCGGCGGCGGGACTCCTGTCGGAGGTCTTCGCGGTCGATGTGACGGTGGCGCGCGGCAAGTGCGCGCACTGCGGCGACGTGTCGGTGATCGCGAAGGCGCACCTCTGGCCCGACGACCACGGGATGGTGCTGCGCTGCCGGATCTGCGGCGACGTGATCGCGATGGCGACTGAGCGGGAGGGGCGGCTCTGCCTCGACCTCCGGGGACTGGACTGGCTCGAACTGGAGGTCTGA
- a CDS encoding alpha-hydroxy-acid oxidizing protein, with protein MTTTTSVANSIGRAAQSVVYRAGVSGRRPAVPIAFPELERAARKRMSRAAFAYIAGSAGLERTDRADTDAFARHRIVPRVLRDVSERDLSIELFGRRLPTPLLLAPIGVLELARRDGDAAAARAAAAHGIPAVLSNQASAPMETVAAEMEDVRPGAARWFQLYWSSSRDLVASLVARAEASGCEAIVVTLDTHVLGWRPRDLDLGYLPFSRGLGIAQYTSDPVFRRLVRKRPAGAGPRERATVTPAAVASFASILRHHPGDLRENLRSGEPLAAVETFLDVFADPSLTWDDLAFLRERTDLPIVLKGVLHPDDARRAVDAGVDAVQVSTHGGRQIDGEIAALDALPGVVDAVDGRLPVLFDSGIRGGADVAIALALGARAVAVGRPYAYALALAGERGVGELLRNLVAELDITLGLSGVARVADLDRSVLA; from the coding sequence ATGACCACGACCACGAGCGTCGCGAACAGCATCGGCCGGGCCGCGCAGAGCGTCGTGTACCGTGCGGGCGTCAGCGGGCGCCGGCCCGCCGTCCCCATCGCGTTCCCCGAGCTGGAGCGCGCCGCCCGGAAGCGGATGTCGCGCGCGGCGTTCGCGTACATCGCGGGCTCCGCCGGACTGGAGCGCACCGACCGGGCCGACACCGACGCGTTCGCGCGGCACCGGATCGTGCCGCGCGTGCTGCGCGATGTCTCGGAGCGGGACCTCTCGATCGAGCTGTTCGGGCGCCGGCTGCCCACTCCCCTGCTGCTCGCGCCGATCGGCGTGCTGGAGCTCGCCCGCCGCGACGGCGACGCAGCCGCCGCGCGTGCCGCCGCCGCGCACGGCATCCCAGCCGTGCTCTCGAACCAGGCCTCGGCTCCGATGGAGACGGTGGCCGCAGAGATGGAGGACGTCCGGCCGGGCGCCGCGCGCTGGTTCCAGCTCTACTGGAGCTCGTCGCGCGACCTGGTGGCGAGCCTCGTCGCGCGCGCGGAGGCCAGCGGCTGCGAGGCCATCGTCGTCACCCTCGACACGCACGTGCTCGGCTGGCGCCCGCGCGACCTCGACCTCGGCTACCTCCCGTTCAGCCGCGGCCTCGGCATCGCGCAGTACACCAGCGACCCGGTCTTCCGCCGCCTGGTGCGGAAGCGGCCGGCCGGCGCGGGTCCGCGCGAGCGCGCCACCGTCACGCCGGCCGCCGTGGCCTCCTTCGCGAGCATCCTGCGCCACCATCCCGGAGACCTGCGCGAGAACCTGCGCTCGGGCGAGCCGCTGGCCGCGGTCGAGACCTTCCTCGACGTGTTCGCCGACCCGTCCCTGACCTGGGACGACCTCGCGTTCCTGCGCGAGCGCACCGACCTCCCGATCGTCCTGAAGGGCGTGCTGCACCCGGACGACGCCCGGCGCGCGGTCGACGCGGGCGTGGACGCGGTGCAGGTCTCCACCCACGGCGGCCGGCAGATCGACGGCGAGATCGCCGCGCTCGACGCGCTGCCCGGCGTGGTCGACGCGGTCGACGGCCGCCTGCCGGTGCTGTTCGACAGCGGGATCCGCGGCGGCGCGGACGTGGCGATCGCGCTCGCCCTCGGCGCCAGGGCCGTCGCGGTCGGGAGGCCGTACGCGTACGCCCTCGCACTGGCCGGCGAGCGCGGCGTGGGCGAACTCCTCCGCAATCTCGTCGCCGAACTGGACATCACGCTCGGGCTCTCCGGCGTCGCCCGCGTCGCCGACCTCGACCGGTCGGTCCTCGCCTAG
- a CDS encoding ferredoxin reductase: MSTAWRVAEVVAAHEETATARTIRLRIPGLSGHLAGQHVDVRLTAPDGYQAVRSYSIASASGADGLAPDEFELTVEELPDGEVSPYLVHGLAVGDQLEVRGPVGGWFVWRAGDDGPVQLIAGGSGVVPLMSMARAHAAAASAAPFRLLYSARTPMSVYYRDELMALGEGTAPLRVDYVYTREAPAGWPVAAGRLTAEALGALVLPAADSPRFYLCGSTPFVEAVSGWLVDAGHDPDRIRTERYGGIGGAA, translated from the coding sequence GTGAGCACCGCGTGGCGGGTGGCGGAGGTCGTGGCCGCGCACGAAGAGACCGCGACGGCCCGCACGATCCGGCTGCGCATCCCGGGACTCTCCGGGCACCTCGCGGGTCAGCACGTCGACGTGCGGCTCACCGCGCCGGACGGCTACCAGGCCGTGCGCTCCTACTCGATCGCGTCGGCCTCCGGAGCGGACGGCCTGGCGCCGGACGAGTTCGAGCTGACCGTGGAGGAGCTGCCTGACGGCGAAGTCTCGCCGTACCTCGTGCACGGCCTCGCGGTCGGCGACCAGCTGGAGGTGCGCGGCCCGGTGGGCGGCTGGTTCGTCTGGCGGGCCGGCGACGACGGACCCGTGCAGCTGATCGCGGGCGGCTCCGGCGTCGTGCCGCTGATGTCGATGGCCCGCGCCCACGCCGCCGCGGCGAGCGCCGCGCCGTTCCGGCTGCTCTACTCGGCGCGCACGCCGATGTCGGTCTACTACCGCGACGAGCTGATGGCGCTCGGCGAGGGCACGGCGCCGCTGCGGGTGGACTATGTCTACACGCGGGAGGCTCCGGCGGGCTGGCCGGTCGCGGCCGGGCGCCTGACGGCGGAGGCGCTGGGCGCGCTCGTGCTGCCGGCCGCGGACTCGCCGCGCTTCTACCTGTGCGGGTCGACTCCGTTCGTCGAGGCGGTCTCCGGCTGGCTCGTCGACGCCGGGCACGACCCGGACCGCATCCGCACCGAACGCTACGGCGGGATCGGAGGGGCAGCGTGA
- the moaA gene encoding GTP 3',8-cyclase MoaA, which translates to MAAVNLGLPRSVTLRDAASPETSADHAPSLAGRPDVPGLIDRFGRVARDLRVSVTEKCSLRCTYCMPAEGLPAIPREELLTPAEIARLVGIGVRDLGIREVRFTGGEPLMRADLAEIIGLSAAAAPGIDLSITTNGIGLDHRLRELVAAGLTRVNISLDTVDREHFAALTRRDRLPAVFAGIAAAHAAGLTPLKLNAVMMRKTLADAPDLLAWALEHGCRLRFIEQMPLDADHTWLRENMVSAEELLAVLRTRFDLVEVGRPDDPSSPAEEWLVDGGPATVGIIASVTRSFCSACDRTRITAEGTVRSCLFGDDETDLRGLLRGGADDAELARWWRGAMWGKQSGHGMEAAGFVPPVRSMGAIGG; encoded by the coding sequence ATGGCCGCGGTCAATCTCGGACTCCCGCGCAGCGTCACGCTGCGCGATGCCGCGAGCCCGGAGACGAGCGCTGACCACGCGCCGAGTCTGGCGGGCCGTCCGGACGTCCCGGGGCTCATCGACCGGTTCGGCCGCGTCGCCCGCGACCTGCGCGTCTCGGTGACCGAGAAGTGCTCGCTGCGCTGCACCTACTGCATGCCGGCGGAGGGGCTGCCCGCCATTCCGCGCGAGGAACTGCTGACCCCGGCCGAGATCGCCCGGCTGGTGGGGATCGGCGTGCGCGACCTCGGCATCCGCGAGGTGCGGTTCACCGGCGGCGAGCCGCTGATGCGCGCCGACCTCGCCGAGATCATCGGCCTCTCCGCCGCGGCCGCGCCCGGGATCGACCTGAGCATCACGACCAACGGAATCGGCCTCGACCACCGCCTGCGCGAGCTGGTGGCTGCAGGTCTCACCCGCGTGAACATCTCGCTGGACACCGTCGACCGCGAGCACTTCGCCGCGCTCACCCGCCGCGACCGCCTCCCTGCCGTGTTCGCCGGGATCGCCGCCGCGCACGCCGCGGGCCTCACGCCGCTCAAGCTGAACGCGGTGATGATGCGCAAGACCCTCGCCGACGCCCCCGACCTCCTCGCCTGGGCGCTGGAGCACGGCTGCCGGCTGCGTTTCATCGAGCAGATGCCGCTCGACGCCGACCACACCTGGCTGCGCGAGAACATGGTGTCGGCCGAGGAGCTGCTCGCCGTCCTCCGCACCCGGTTCGACCTGGTCGAGGTCGGCCGCCCGGACGACCCGTCGTCCCCGGCCGAGGAGTGGCTGGTCGACGGAGGCCCCGCCACGGTCGGCATCATCGCCTCGGTGACCCGCTCGTTCTGCTCCGCGTGCGACCGCACCAGGATCACGGCGGAGGGCACCGTCCGCTCGTGCCTGTTCGGCGACGACGAGACCGACCTGCGCGGACTGCTCCGCGGCGGCGCGGACGACGCCGAGCTGGCACGATGGTGGCGCGGCGCGATGTGGGGCAAGCAGTCCGGACACGGCATGGAGGCCGCCGGCTTCGTCCCACCGGTGCGCAGCATGGGGGCGATCGGTGGCTGA